The Nitrospirota bacterium nucleotide sequence CCGGGCCTGCGCATCGCCGGGACGGTGCGAGAGCACGCTTTCGTAGGCTTGCCTGGCTTCGACCCAACGCTCCAGGCGCACCAACACCGCCCCCAACAACATCCAGGCGTCGCCATCTCCGGGGTCGATCGCCAACGCCTCGCGGTACCGGCGGATCGCGTCGTCGTACCGCTGTTCCCGCTCCGCGGCTCTTGCCAGGCCTTTGAGCGCGAGGACCTCCCCCGGACTGACTTCCAGCGTGTCTTCGTAGACACGTCTCGCGGCATCCCATTGCTCGGTGCGCTCGTACACGAACCCGAGTTCCACGAGAATCCCCGGAGACCGCGGGCTGAGGGCGAGGGCCGTTTGAAGCTCCCGCAGCGCGCGATCCGCGTCCCCGGCTTCGGCGTAGACCAGGCCCAAGTTCTTGTGGGCTTCTGAGGAGTTCGGCACCAGTCGCAGGGTCGCTTCAAAGTCGCGCTCCGCATCGTCCAACCGCCCGGCGTTGAGGGCCTGCAAGCCGCGGGCGTTGAGCGCCACCACGCTGTCGGGGTACTTTGCCAGCACGTCCTCCCACAATCGGCTCTCATCGACCCAGACGGCGCTGCGGGCCGCGTCCGCTCTGATCATGGCGACGATCAAGACCGTCGGGATCGCGGCAGCGGCCACGCGCGTCGCGGGGATGGACCGGGCCAGGAATTTCGTGGTGAGCCCGCCGAGCGCCCACGCGAGACCAACGCCCGCCAAATAGACGCGGTGATCCTGGTACAGCGTGACACGGCTGACGGTCGGCAACGGCATCAGCGGCAGCAATGCGACCCAACTCCAAATTAGGCACCAGCCGAGCCGCCGATGCGTTCTCAACGCAACCACCGTGGCCCCGGCGACGCCCAGGAGTCCAGCAATCAGGGACACCGCCTCGGTGGTTCCAATTGTCCACTGCCAACCATGATCGACTGCTAAACCGACCGGGAAGAACCAGTGTCCAAACGAGCTCAACACAATCTTAATGGCAAACAAACCGGATTGAACCGATACGTCGCTTGGATGAGGTGTGACTTGGCTCAGCACCAGCGATCGACCGATCCAAAAAACAGCGGTCAGGGCCCAGAACGGAAGCGAGCGCATCACGCTCGTACGCCACGGCGTCTCGCCTCCGAACCGTGCCCGGTCCCACACTAGGATCAGCAGGGGTAAAACCATCCCTGTTTCCTTGGTTCCCAGCGCCAGCAAGCCCGCACAGAGCGCGGTGCCCATTCGCGTCGTGGCCGTTCGCCCCCCCACGCGGTTGCAGACGGCGGCGTCATACGCCCAAACCGCCGCCAGAAGGAACAGCGTGGTCAACGACGACGACCGCGCCGCAACGTAATTGACG carries:
- a CDS encoding tetratricopeptide repeat protein; translated protein: MTPTDRVWQSLALGLILGVTALTYRGVTQNGFVLDDAHAVASNPSIASFASATQWFTSPYAASALREHYGWYRPILLASYALDRALWGNTPSGYHGMNLMIHMAVVVAVFFLARRLWTMVLAALTAATLVALHPINAEAVNYVAARSSSLTTLFLLAAVWAYDAAVCNRVGGRTATTRMGTALCAGLLALGTKETGMVLPLLILVWDRARFGGETPWRTSVMRSLPFWALTAVFWIGRSLVLSQVTPHPSDVSVQSGLFAIKIVLSSFGHWFFPVGLAVDHGWQWTIGTTEAVSLIAGLLGVAGATVVALRTHRRLGWCLIWSWVALLPLMPLPTVSRVTLYQDHRVYLAGVGLAWALGGLTTKFLARSIPATRVAAAAIPTVLIVAMIRADAARSAVWVDESRLWEDVLAKYPDSVVALNARGLQALNAGRLDDAERDFEATLRLVPNSSEAHKNLGLVYAEAGDADRALRELQTALALSPRSPGILVELGFVYERTEQWDAARRVYEDTLEVSPGEVLALKGLARAAEREQRYDDAIRRYREALAIDPGDGDAWMLLGAVLVRLERWVEARQAYESVLSHRPGDAQARFNLGVALDGLGDAAAATQAYAQAAASLPRDADLAFRIGMMHARHGRWTDAAVAYEQALLRDPRHAPSHLSLARAAEQLGDQQRALTHYRAVVANTQPNVAGSPVREQASAAIKRLESEKRR